A genome region from Lucilia cuprina isolate Lc7/37 chromosome 3, ASM2204524v1, whole genome shotgun sequence includes the following:
- the LOC111680664 gene encoding LOW QUALITY PROTEIN: uncharacterized protein LOC111680664 (The sequence of the model RefSeq protein was modified relative to this genomic sequence to represent the inferred CDS: deleted 2 bases in 1 codon), protein MSIKLYCCLCCSPSNEYKSLQNEQGECNEIYEMTVKYFDPMLLTEYNNTKCSNDNKILCQDCWLHIKDFHEFQQNVIKTRTLLEETEIKQLPLQIKLEEEQVCSGTNNENKDVAQGDEELTHFEDMLIKNDSEDDEDALGDNDVRIFDHEENYDDDEDEDDQKPLIELKKSKKSMNLTDKDNNQTEDKPQNGPEDDKPKARRGRKPKDFNKEQEGENIDYLEKPPRKKRKMNDTEKPKKNSRINSGLEKGRESDEFIAEWKPLLECDICNETFPVFDLLKGHFKDKHNARCYIKCCERKFYRRCVLVDHIRLHINPETHKCDICGKPSSSKYNLKLHKKVVHEETEQFECEICHRSFNQKPNLERHLLTHATGSKDFICKECGKGYVLEVQLKSHIKTVHSDNRVCDQCGKTLHGIGALKKHLMEHAGIERPKYPCDECGAQLRSRGNLRRHKAAYHNDGSTIYVCSICGKVAASEYGLLTHKKHVHQEERKHKCTYCDKAFKRPKFLREHIATHTGEDLYQCPHCPQTFKVSSNMHHHRKKAHPVEFEEGRKNRLQLRKVDITQVTNQVVILITDEEFLKYPQENKVLCHDCWVPIKEFHEFQQNVIKTRTLLEKSDIKQLPLTIKTESEIELDEEKVNLECDDDRYFDKSDDDKEDDYEIGFDDISVKNDLEENSVSTDDEDDEKPLISWKTRKVVDNKTNRTDSESTIQKPKGKRGRKPKNVAKTKGTGEHNDNETENTDQDGNDNDIKTKKAKLNNNDVDDDKQEKSNSKFNLEKARESDAFIREWKPILECDLCEESSTSFDKLRTHFREKHKTRFYIKCCERKFYRRYVLVNHIQLHLNPETHKCDICGKVSANKNNLKLHKRLMHEEIEQLECEVCHKLFNLKTSLDRHLLTHVTGDKDFVCQECGKGYVLEVQLKSHIKTVHNVDRVCDQCGKTIHGIQALKKHLMEHAGIAKPKFPCDECGVELNSRNGLKRHKAAFHHDGSTIYVCGVCGKVASSESALLNHKKYVHEEERKHKCTYCDKAFKRPKNLQEHIATHTGQDLYQCPHCPQTFKVSANMHHHRKKVHPVEWEEGRKNRLQVPKVDINHVKNQVQFIMSTTSLCRLCICDYTECKSLFDEFGQGNEVYEITVKYFDPMFLNSQQYPQLSMVICMKCWHHINDFHSFQQTVLNAQTKLEHEFKQIVTSIKLEEDLLNGSEQPLTINTQNTEEQALYHNVFNNVCVDVEEKNEIFLPDLDVDDIKDDNPFSTDDEKPLLDSIPLNTRRKRGRKPKKEDDIDKDNSSVKRTRKPRNKNNTESKTQSKTTLKRKTKTKDTNDKIAAVKTENETENSQKNLENNEHDTNISSNEDDDDDYDIEHDENDNDDSDNNHHQDDPDAFVSSNDKQKPGKQKTKEIDAFIAEWKQELECDICNLAFTNLTFLRKHFSIEHPKQKCYVSCCQRKLKHRFDIVEHIRYHIDPNTFKCKLCDKVSTNSRNLNKHMHEKHTAEGQERPFECTICQKRFAKKCTLKTHMETHDTGKDYKCSECGKGFSTEQRRKIHERMVHNVDRVCDQCGKTIHGVYALKQHILEHAGIKKRKWPCDQCNAELNSRSSLKRHKTVAHHDGSTVYVCSECGKIAPTETALRSHKKYVHQAERKFKCTICDKGFKVAIVLREHMATHTGEDLYQCPHCPKTFKVNANMHHHRKKAHPKEWAEGRMNKPIITKVDVNLVSNEVVIGSKSIFLTIMAATALCRLCICAHSEFKNLYDEIGQGNEIYEITVKYFDPMFLNSQQYPQLSRGICIQCWQHIDDFHNFQQSVHNAQMKFEQDINEIATNIKLENGLATEVETSNQNISFNEDGTRELCLTQLDIIEVKNEDSFALEEKMEDDNDLKMDLLEVLPKRSRKTKQTEIKEEKKVNVRQGKVAVAPKRGRTKLSRKAAKICQEKLTNNTKPINTEIPKHDINMEEYTKDSEQMNSENLNNNSNSSITYNDGNESDDPNYLADPDAFVSSNDKQKSVKKTTEIDEFIANWRPLLECDLCQENFKDLTLLRKHFISEHPKQKCYVTCCQRKLVQRVQIVEHIRYHLDPNTFKCNICGNVFLTSRNLNYHMHDKHTDEGQKRSFECSICQKAFTKKGALKKHMETHDTDQTYKCSQCEKGFSTEQRRKIHERNVHNADRVCDQCGKTLHGVAALKQHMLEHAGVKKPKWPCDQCNAELTSHSSLKRHKTVHETSKVYACDECGKIAPTQMSLQSHIRYSHKLERKFKCTICDKAFKVPHVLREHMATHTGEDLYQCPHCPQTFKVNANMHHHRKRVHPVEWEEGRRRWIYTGK, encoded by the exons atgtctataaaattatattgctGCTTGTGCTGCTCACCTAGCAATGAATATAAATCATTACAAAACGAGCAGGGGGAATGCAATGAAATCTATGAAATGACAGTCAAATATTTTGATCCCATG TTACTCACAGagtataataatacaaaatgttCGAATGATAATAAAATACTTTGCCAGGACTGTTGGTTGCACATAAAAGATTTTCATGAATTTCAACAGAACGTAATAAAAACAAGAACATTACTGGAAGAGACAGAGATTAAGCAGTTGCCATTGCAAATAAAATTAGAGGAGGAGCAGGTTTGCTCTGgaacaaataatgaaaacaaagatGTGGCTCAAGGTGATGAGGAATTGACACATTTTGaagatatgttaataaaaaatgacTCAGAAGATGATGAAGACGCCCTAGGCGATAATGATGTTAGAATATTTGATCATGAAGAAAATTATGACGATGATGAGGATGAAGATGATCAGAAAcctttaattgaattaaaaaaatctaaaaagtctATGAATTTAACCGACAAAGATAACAATCAAACTGAAGATAAACCACAAAATGGCCCGGAGGATGACAAACCTAAAGCACGTAGAGGTCGTAAAcctaaagattttaataaagaacAAGAGGGAGAAAATATCGATTATTTGGAAAAACCAcctagaaaaaaaagaaaaatgaatgaCACAGAAAAACCTAAAAAGAATTCTCGCATCAATTCTGGCCTAGAAAAAGGTCGAGAATCGGATGAATTTATAGCGGAATGGAAACCTCTACTGGAATGTGATATCTGTAATGAAACATTTCCTGTTTTCGATTTGTTGAAAGGACATTTTAAAGATAAACATAATGCAAGATGTTATATTAAATGTTGTGAACGTAAATTTTATCGACGTTGTGTGCTAGTCGATCACATACGGTTGCATATTAATCCGGAAACCCATAAATGTGATATATGTGGTAAACCCAGCTCTAGTAAATACAATCTTAAACTTCACAAGAAAGTTGTACATGAAGAAACTGAACAATTTGAATGTGAAATTTGTCATAGGTCGTTTAATCAAAAACCCAATTTGGAACGTCATTTACTAACACATGCTACGGGCAGTAAAgatttcatttgtaaggaatgCGGTAAGGGTTATGTACTAGAAGTTCAACTTAAATCACACATCAAAACGGTACATAGTGATAATCGTGTATGTGATCAATGTGGTAAAACTCTGCATGGTATTGGAGCACTCAAGAAGCATCTAATGGAACATGCTGGCATTGAAAGACCTAAATATCCATGTGATGAATGTGGTGCCCAGTTAAGATCTCGCGGCAATTTAAGACGTCACAAAGCAGCGTACCATAACGATGGTTCTACCATTTATGTTTGCAGTATTTGCGGTAAAGTGGCAGCCAGTGAATATGGTCTATTGACACATAAAAAACATGTCCATCAAGAGGAGCGTAAGCACAAATGTACATATTGCGATAAGGCATTTAAACGTCCGAAATTTCTTCGTGAACATATTGCCACACATACCGGCGAGGATCTGTATCAATGTCCTCATTGTCCACAAACTTTTAAGGTTAGTTCCAATATGCATCATCATCGTAAAAAAGCTCATCCCGTAGAGTTTGAAGAGGGCAGGAAAAATCGTTTACAATTGCGTAAAGTCGATATAACACAAGTAACTAATCAAgttgtaata TTAATTACCGACGAAGAATTTCTTAAATATCCACAAGAAAATAAAGTTCTTTGCCACGACTGTTGGGTGCCTATTAAAGAGTTCCATGAATTTCAGCAGAATGTTATAAAGACACGTACATTGCTGGAGAAATCGGATATAAAACAATTGCCATTGACTATTAAAACGGAAAGTGAAATTGAGCTGGATGAGGAGAAAGTAAATTTAGAATGTGATGATGATAGATATTTTGATAAAAGTGACGATGATAAAGAGGATGATTATGAAATTGGTTTCGATGATATTAGTGTTAAAAATGATTTAGAGGAGAACTCTGTAAGTACAGATGATGAAGATGACGAGAAGCCTTTAATAAGCTGGAAAACAAGAAAGGTAGttgataataaaacaaacagaaCAGATTCCGAGAGCACCATTCAAAAACCTAAAGGAAAACGAGGTAGAAAACCCAAAAATGTAGCTAAAACAAAGGGAACAGGAGAACATAATGATAATGAAACTGAAAATACAGACCAGGATGGAAACGATaatgatataaaaacaaaaaaagctaaactaaataataatgatgttgaCGATGATAAACAGGAAAAAAGcaattctaaatttaatttagaaaaagcACGAGAATCTGATGCATTCATCAGGGAATGGAAACCCATATTGGAGTGTGATTTATGTGAAGAGTCATCTACAAGTTTTGATAAATTGCGTACacattttcgagaaaaacataaaactagaTTCTATATAAAGTGTTGTGAGCGTAAGTTCTACCGACGTTATGTCTTAGTTAATCACATACAGCTACATCTTAATCCGGAAACACACAAATGTGACATATGCGGAAAAGTAAGtgctaataaaaataatcttaaattgCATAAACGATTAATGCATGAAGAAATCGAACAGCTAGAATGTGAGGTTTgtcataaattgtttaatttaaaaacctcATTAGATCGTCATTTACTCACCCATGTAACGGGCGATAAGGACTTTGTGTGTCAAGAGTGTGGCAAGGGTTATGTGCTGGAAGTTCAACTTAAGTCACACATCAAAACCGTACACAATGTGGATCGTGTGTGCGATCAGTGTGGAAAAACTATACACGGTATACAGGCTctgaaaaaacatttaatggAACATGCGGGCATTGCAAAACCTAAATTTCCCTGTGACGAATGCGGTGTCGAGTTGAATTCTCGTAATGGCCTAAAACGTCATAAGGCTGCCTTTCATCATGATGGTTCAACGATTTATGTTTGTGGCGTTTGTGGTAAAGTAGCGTCCAGCGAAAGTGCtttattaaatcataaaaaatatgtccATGAAGAGGAGCGTAAACATAAGTGTACTTATTGCGATAAAGCCTTTAAACGTCCAAAAAATCTACAAGAACATATAGCCACTCATACTGGTCAGGATCTGTATCAGTGTCCTCATTGTCCGCAAACATTTAAAGTTAGCGCTAATATGCATCATCATCGTAAGAAAGTACATCCCGTGGAATGGGAAGAGGGTAGAAAGAATCGTTTACAAGTACCTAAAGTTGATATAAATCATGTTAAGAATCAAGTT cAATTTATAATGTCCACAACATCTTTGTGTCGTTTGTGTATCTGTGACTATACGGAATGTAAAAGTTTATTCGATGAATTTGGTCAGGGCAATGAAGTCTACGAAATTACTGTGAAATATTTTGATCCCATG TTTCTTAACTCACAACAATATCCACAACTATCTATGGTTATTTGTATGAAATGCTGGCATCACATCAATGATTTTCATAGTTTCCAACAGACAGTACTCAATGCTCAAACAAAACTAGAGCacgaatttaaacaaattgttaccAGCATTAAATTGGAAGAAGATTTGTTAAATGGTTCAGAGCAACCTTTAACTATTAATACCCAAAATACTGAGGAGCAGGCTTTATATCATAATGTCTTTAATAACGTTTGTGTGGATGTGGAggagaaaaatgaaatatttctaCCGGACTTAGATGTGGACGACATTAAGGATGATAATCCCTTTTCAACAGATGATGAAAAGCCTTTATTAGATAGTATACCCTTAAACACAAGAAGAAAGCGCGGAAGAAAACCTAAAAAAGAAGACGATATCGATAAGGATAACTCCAGTGTAAAACGCACAAGAAAAcctagaaataaaaacaatacagAAAGTAAAACCCAATCGAAAACCACCTTGAAgcgcaaaacaaaaacaaaagatacAAATGATAAAATTGCTGCAGTTAAAACGGAAAATGAAAcagaaaattctcaaaaaaatttagaaaacaatGAACATGATACTAATATTTCCTCAAATGAGGATGACGACGATGATTATGATATTGAACACGATGagaatgataatgatgatagcGATAATAATCATCATCAAGATGATCCAGATGCCTTTGTTTCATCCAATGATAAACAGAAGCCGggcaaacaaaaaactaaagaaatcgATGCATTTATTGCCGAATGGAAACAGGAATTGGAATGTGACATATGTAATCTTGCTTTTACAAATTTAACTTTTctaagaaaacattttagcaTAGAACATCCCAAGCAGAAATGTTATGTTTCCTGTTGTCAACGTAAATTAAAACATCGTTTTGATATAGTCGAACACATACGCTATCACATAGATCCGAACACTTTTAAATGCAAGCTATGCGATAAGGTTTCTACCAATAGCCGTAATCTGAACAAACATATGCATGAGAAACATACAGCCGAAGGTCAAGAGCGTCCCTTTGAATGTACAATATGCCAAAAACGTTTTGCTAAGAAATGCACTCTGAAAACGCATATGGAAACACACGATACAGGCAAAGATTATAAGTGTAGCGAATGTGGAAAAGGTTTCTCTACCGAACAACGCCGCAAAATACATGAACGTATGGTTCACAATGTTGATCGTGTTTGCGATCAATGTGGCAAAACTATACATGGTGTTTATGCTCTAAAACAACATATACTCGAACATGCTGGCATTAAAAAACGTAAATGGCCCTGTGATCAATGTAATGCCGAACTAAATTCTCGTTCCAGTTTAAAACGTCACAAAACGGTGGCACATCATGATGGTTCTACGGTGTATGTGTGTAGTGAATGTGGTAAAATTGCTCCTACCGAGACGGCGTTACGTAGTCACAAAAAATATGTCCATCAAGCTGAGCGTAAATTTAAATGTACCATTTGTGACAAAGGCTTTAAAGTTGCCATTGTATTGCGCGAACATATGGCTACTCATACGGGAGAAGATTTATATCAGTGTCCTCATTGTCCAAAGACATTTAAAGTTAATGCCAATATGCATCATCATCGAAAGAAGGCCCATCCCAAAGAATGGGCTGAAGGAAGAATGAATAAACCGATTATTACAAAAGTTGACGTTAATTTGGTATCAAATGAAGtggttatt GGAAGTAAATCCATTTTCTTAACTATAATGGCAGCAACAGCATTATGTCGTTTGTGTATTTGTGCTCACAGCGAATTTAAGAATCTATATGATGAAATTGGACAGGGAAATGAAATCTACGAAAttacagtaaaatattttgatccTATG TTCCTTAACTCCCAGCAATACCCACAATTGTCTAGGGGTATATGCATACAATGTTGGCAGCATATCGACGATTTCCATAATTTTCAGCAGTCCGTTCACAATGCTCAAATGAAATTCGAACAGGACATTAACGAAATTGCAACTAATATTAAATTGGAAAACGGCTTAGCGACAGAAGTAGAAACCTCAAATCAGAATATAAGTTTTAACGAAGATGGAACTAGAGAACTCTGTTTAACACAGTTAGATATAATAGAGGTGAAAAATGAAGATTCTTTCGCACTTGAAGAGAAGATGGAAGATGACAACGATCTGAAAATGGATTTGTTGGAGGTATTACCCAAACGATCAAGAAAGACCAAACAAACTGAAATAAAAGAGGAAAAGAAAGTAAATGTAAGGCAAGGAAAAGTAGCAGTCGCTCCAAAAAGAGGTCGAACAAAGTTATCACGCAAAGCCGCTAAAATTTGTCAAGAGAAGTTAACAAATAATACTAAACCAATAAACACAGAAATACCAAAACATGATATTAACATGGAAGAGTATACAAAAGATAGTGAACAAATGAACAGTGAAAATCTGAACAATAATTCCAATTCATCAATAACATATAATGATGGTAATGAAAGCGATGATCCTAATTATCTTGCAGATCCAGATGCTTTTGTTTCTTCTAATGATAAACAAAAATCAGTTAAA AAAACGACAGAAATTGATGAATTTATAGCAAATTGGAGACCACTTCTGGAATGTGATCTTtgtcaagaaaattttaaagatcttACCTTGTTACGTAAACATTTCATTTCAGAACATCCTAAACAAAAATGCTACGTTACCTGTTGTCAACGTAAGTTAGTACAGCGTGTACAAATTGTTGAACATATTCGATATCACTTGGATCCAAATACCTTTAAATGTAATATATGTGGAAATGTTTTTCTAACTAGCCGTAATTTAAATTATCATATGCATGATAAACATACAGATGAAGGTCAAAAACGTTCATTCGAATGCTCGATTTGTCAAAAAGCTTTTACCAAAAAAGGTGCTCTCAAAAAGCACATGGAAACTCATGATACCGATCAAACATATAAATGTAGCCAATGCGAAAAAGGATTTTCCACCGAACAACGACGAAAAATTCATGAACGTAATGTACATAATGCTGATCGGGTGTGTGATCAATGTGGAAAGACTTTACATGGTGTGGCTGCACTTAAACAACATATGCTCGAACATGCTGGTGTTAAGAAACCAAAATGGCCTTGTGATCAGTGTAATGCAGAATTGACATCACATTCTAGCTTAAAGCGTCACAAAACTGTTCATGAAACATCAAAAGTTTATGCTTGTGATGAATGTGGTAAAATTGCTCCCACCCAAATGAGCTTACAAAGTCATATACGTTATTCTCATAAGTTAGAGCGTAAATTTAAATGTACCATATGTGATAAGGCTTTTAAGGTTCCCCATGTTTTACGCGAACATATGGCTACTCACACTGGAGAGGATTTATATCAGTGTCCACATTGTCCTCAGACATTTAAAGTTAATGCCAATATGCATCATCATCGCAAAAGAGTACATCCGGTAGAATGGGAAGAAGGTAGAAGAAGGTGGATATATACAGGCAAATAA
- the LOC111680670 gene encoding transcription factor grauzone-like, translating to MSIKLCCSLCCSPSNEYKTLQNEMGESTEIYEITVKYFDPMLITDEEFLKYPQENKVLCHDCWVPIKEFHEFQQNVIKTRTLLEKSDIKQLPLTIKTESEIELDEEKVNLECDDDRYFDKSDDDKEDDYEIGFDDISVKNDLEENSVSTDDEDDEKPLISWKTRKVVDNKTNRTDSESTIQKPKGKRGRKPKNVAKTKGTGEHNDNETENTDQDGNDNDIKTKKAKLNNNDVDDDKQEKSNSKFNLEKARESDAFIREWKPILECDLCEESSTSFDKLRTHFREKHKTRFYIKCCERKFYRRYVLVNHIQLHLNPETHKCDICGKVSANKNNLKLHKRLMHEEIEQLECEVCHKLFNLKTSLDRHLLTHVTGDKDFVCQECGKGYVLEVQLKSHIKTVHNVDRVCDQCGKTIHGIQALKKHLMEHAGIAKPKFPCDECGVELNSRNGLKRHKAAFHHDGSTIYVCGVCGKVASSESALLNHKKYVHEEERKHKCTYCDKAFKRPKNLQEHIATHTGQDLYQCPHCPQTFKVSANMHHHRKKVHPVEWEEGRKNRLQVPKVDINHVKNQVVL from the exons atgTCCATAAAATTATGCTGCAGCTTGTGTTGTTCTCCAAGCAACGAATATAAAACATTACAAAATGAAATGGGAGAGAGTAcagaaatatatgaaattacTGTGAAATATTTCGATCCCATG TTAATTACCGACGAAGAATTTCTTAAATATCCACAAGAAAATAAAGTTCTTTGCCACGACTGTTGGGTGCCTATTAAAGAGTTCCATGAATTTCAGCAGAATGTTATAAAGACACGTACATTGCTGGAGAAATCGGATATAAAACAATTGCCATTGACTATTAAAACGGAAAGTGAAATTGAGCTGGATGAGGAGAAAGTAAATTTAGAATGTGATGATGATAGATATTTTGATAAAAGTGACGATGATAAAGAGGATGATTATGAAATTGGTTTCGATGATATTAGTGTTAAAAATGATTTAGAGGAGAACTCTGTAAGTACAGATGATGAAGATGACGAGAAGCCTTTAATAAGCTGGAAAACAAGAAAGGTAGttgataataaaacaaacagaaCAGATTCCGAGAGCACCATTCAAAAACCTAAAGGAAAACGAGGTAGAAAACCCAAAAATGTAGCTAAAACAAAGGGAACAGGAGAACATAATGATAATGAAACTGAAAATACAGACCAGGATGGAAACGATaatgatataaaaacaaaaaaagctaaactaaataataatgatgttgaCGATGATAAACAGGAAAAAAGcaattctaaatttaatttagaaaaagcACGAGAATCTGATGCATTCATCAGGGAATGGAAACCCATATTGGAGTGTGATTTATGTGAAGAGTCATCTACAAGTTTTGATAAATTGCGTACacattttcgagaaaaacataaaactagaTTCTATATAAAGTGTTGTGAGCGTAAGTTCTACCGACGTTATGTCTTAGTTAATCACATACAGCTACATCTTAATCCGGAAACACACAAATGTGACATATGCGGAAAAGTAAGtgctaataaaaataatcttaaattgCATAAACGATTAATGCATGAAGAAATCGAACAGCTAGAATGTGAGGTTTgtcataaattgtttaatttaaaaacctcATTAGATCGTCATTTACTCACCCATGTAACGGGCGATAAGGACTTTGTGTGTCAAGAGTGTGGCAAGGGTTATGTGCTGGAAGTTCAACTTAAGTCACACATCAAAACCGTACACAATGTGGATCGTGTGTGCGATCAGTGTGGAAAAACTATACACGGTATACAGGCTctgaaaaaacatttaatggAACATGCGGGCATTGCAAAACCTAAATTTCCCTGTGACGAATGCGGTGTCGAGTTGAATTCTCGTAATGGCCTAAAACGTCATAAGGCTGCCTTTCATCATGATGGTTCAACGATTTATGTTTGTGGCGTTTGTGGTAAAGTAGCGTCCAGCGAAAGTGCtttattaaatcataaaaaatatgtccATGAAGAGGAGCGTAAACATAAGTGTACTTATTGCGATAAAGCCTTTAAACGTCCAAAAAATCTACAAGAACATATAGCCACTCATACTGGTCAGGATCTGTATCAGTGTCCTCATTGTCCGCAAACATTTAAAGTTAGCGCTAATATGCATCATCATCGTAAGAAAGTACATCCCGTGGAATGGGAAGAGGGTAGAAAGAATCGTTTACAAGTACCTAAAGTTGATATAAATCATGTTAAGAATCAAGTTGTACTTTGA
- the LOC124418904 gene encoding zinc finger protein 888-like, which translates to MSMKLCCCLCCTLCKEYKSLQSGCGECNEIYEITVKYFDPMLISEEYHNNMCSKERSMVLCLDCWQHINDFHEFHETVIKTRSALKYTRYIQNSPLHIKSEKDQMTNFDAGDSELMEFKEVIIKNEIEGIENPIEEGTELVDDINDEEHDEIPLSEFLKEQTPLKYNKTNDALDNESIGKANRLQKSKVKLNESTNLQSEHNEEDNSLSGKIKKSKDSEHFKRLHPGLMKFHKHNEFIAEWKSQLECGICNESFDNFDSLKIHFKKQHNARCYVKCCERTFYRRCALVEHIRLHINPEIYKCDICGKPSSNKYGLKLHKRALHAETQQTFECEICQKIFKQKQNFERHKLIHATGNKDFKCEECGKTYVLEVQLKAHVKLVHNDIRVCDQCGKTLHGIGALKKHLKEHAGIEKPKFPCDECGTILASSTNLKQHKAAYHNDGSTVFVCSICGKVSGSERGLMHHRRYVHEKEKKYKCPHCDKGFKRPKDLQEHVATHTGEPLYQCADCPKTFKKSSKYHNHRKTAHPLEWEKGRKSRVEKQKIDLEQVVKQVIV; encoded by the exons atgtcaatgAAATTATGTTGTTGTCTGTGTTGCACGCTATGTAAGGAATATAAATCTTTACAAAGTGGTTGTGGAGAATGTAATGAAATCTATGAAAttacagtaaaatattttgatccGATG TTAATCAGTGAAGAATACCACAATAATATGTGTTCCAAAGAGAGGAGTATGGTGCTTTGCTTGGACTGTTGGCAACATATAAATGACTTTCATGAATTTCATGAAACAGTTATAAAAACGAGGTCAGCGCTAAAGTACACTAGATATATTCAGAATTCTCCATTGCACATTAAGTCTGAAAAAGATCAAATGACTAATTTCGATGCAGGTGATAGTGAGTTAATGGAATTTAAAGaagtaattattaaaaacgAAATAGAAGGTATTGAGAATCCCATAGAGGAAGGAACAGAATTGGTTGATGATATAAACGACGAAGAACATGATGAAATTCCTTTAAGTGagtttttaaaagaacaaacccctttaaaatacaacaaaacaaatgatGCTTTAGACAATGAATCTATAGGTAAAGCTAATAGATTGCAAAAGTCAAAAGTTAAACTTAACGAAAGCACAAATTTACAGTCTGAACATAATGAAGAAGACAATTCTTTaagtggaaaaattaaaaaatccaaaGATTCTGAACATTTTAAACGCCTTCATCCTGGCTTAAtgaaatttcataaacataatgAATTTATAGCGGAATGGAAATCCCAGCTAGAATGTGGTATTTGTAATGAATCATTTGATAATTTCGATTCGTTAAAGATACATTTTAAGAAGCAACATAATGCCAGATGTTATGTCAAATGCTGTGAACGTACATTTTATCGTCGTTGTGCTTTGGTCGAACACATACGTCTACATATTAATCCGGAGATCTATAAATGTGATATTTGTGGAAAACCAAGTTCTAATAAATATGGTCTTAAACTCCATAAAAGAGCTTTACACGCAGAAACACAACAGACATTTGAATGTGAGATTTGTCAAAAGATTTTCAAGcaaaagcaaaattttgaaCGTCATAAGCTAATCCATGCGACGGGCAATAAAGATTTCAAATGTGAGGAATGTGGTAAAACATATGTTTTAGAAGTTCAACTCAAAGCTCACGTTAAATTGGTCCACAATGATATCCGGGTTTGTGACCAGTGTGGTAAAACATTGCACGGTATTGGAGCActcaaaaaacatttaaaagaacatGCGGGTATTGAAAAACCTAAATTCCCCTGTGACGAATGTGGCACCATTCTAGCTTCAAGTACTAATTTAAAACAGCATAAGGCAGCTTATCACAACGATGGTTCAACCGTTTTCGTTTGCAGTATATGTGGCAAAGTATCAGGCAGTGAAAGAGGTCTAATGCACCATAGAAGATATGTtcacgaaaaagaaaaaaaatacaaatgtccTCATTGTGATAAGGGATTTAAACGACCGAAAGATTTACAAGAACATGTTGCCACACATACAGGTGAACCTTTGTATCAGTGCGCAGATTgtccaaaaacatttaaaaaatcttcGAAATATCATAATCATCGTAAGACTGCACATCCGTTGGAATGGGAAAAGGGTAGAAAGAGTCGAGTTGAAAAACAGAAAATCGATTTAGAACAGGTTGTAAAACAAGTGATAGTTtaa